In the genome of Mastomys coucha isolate ucsf_1 unplaced genomic scaffold, UCSF_Mcou_1 pScaffold21, whole genome shotgun sequence, the window GGGAACGCTGGGGACCGCCATTTTAAGAGCACCCTTGGCGCGTGCCGCCATGCGGATACGAACAGACAGCCGCCATCTTGGACATTGGCCGCAGGCGCTGAGTCGCCCTGTCCCGCCCCACGGCCTCTCAGGCCACCCGCACCCGGGGCTGCTGTCCCTGGGCCCGCGGAAACCCACCCTACTCGCCCTTGTGTAGTTCTCGCGGCTTTCGTTGCGTTCTCACGTGAACGCTGCGCGGCTTCTGAGCGCTCGTTTTAACAACCCCCCACTGGGGGCGCACGGGCACCTTATACTTTGCGATCTCCCATCCTTACAATGCTTAACCGGCTCATCCTGTTCCCTGGATATGGCAAGTGCATCGACTAAGGATCCTTTTACCCAAGAACGCTAACACACAGGCGTTGTCCTCTGAGGCTCTGAATGACTTTATTCTTCAAATGCCTTTACCTTTCATAGCTCCAGGTGAGCACCCGGGCATCCCCCTCTCCATTGCCTGAACGGATGGATCACCGAGGGAAACAGGCAGGATTTTGGCAATTTAGCGGGGTCCCTTTATAGATAGAGTAAAAGGTGCTTGGAGTTAGCCTGAAAGGGTGAGGAGATGGAGTAGACATAGGTAAGGAGGGCCTTGTGCTTCAGATAATCTTAGGATATGTGCGGGTAGAAATGGACTGCTACAATTTCTAATCTAAGGGCGGGTCTGGGAGGGGGAGATGAGTTCAAAGGAGGTACAGCGCTCTTCAGAGAAGTGCACAGAAGAACTTCTTCTCCCGGAAGGGGTTCTCCGAAGTGGGCACAGGAGTGATGAGGGGATCCTCACAAGCGTGGGCATCACAGTAAGTCATCAGGTCTGCTGCTGCCTTGGACACCTGGAACACAGCCAGGAGGGGAAACATTTAGCCAGAATTCCTGAAAGGGACTACAGTTCTCTTCGACAAATAGactatctttttgtttctagtgCCCTTTGAGACAGCCATCTCCCCCATCGCCAGTCCTCGGGAACAACTTCGCTGACAAAG includes:
- the Gng3 gene encoding guanine nucleotide-binding protein G(I)/G(S)/G(O) subunit gamma-3, producing MKGETPVNSTMSIGQARKMVEQLKIEASLCRIKVSKAAADLMTYCDAHACEDPLITPVPTSENPFREKKFFCALL